GACCCGCGGCAGCGACAACAGCTTGACGGCGTCCTCGAGCGTGATCGTGTCGAGGCTCATCGACTTGAAGAGCGAGCCGGTGCGCGGCCGGTCCTTCTTGGGCGCGTCCTCGGGCAGCTGCTCGGTGACGTAGGGGCCGTACCGGCCGTTCTTGGCGACCACCCGCAGCCCCGTCTCGGGGTGCTGGCCCAGCTCGATCTCCTCGCCCGCGGGGTTGGCGAACAGCTCGCGCGCCTTCGCCACCGACAGCTCGTCGGGGGGCAGGTCGTCGGGCACGTTGGCGCGCTTGCCCGCGAACGGGCCGTCCTCGTCGCCCTCGAGGTAGGGGCCGTAGCGGCCGACCCGCAGGTTGATGCCCTCCTCGCGGTCGCCGACCCGGAACGTCGCGAGCTCGCGGGCGTCGATGTCGCCGAGCTCGTTGACCAGCGTCTTAAGCCCCTCGACGTCACCGGACCCGAAGTAGAACTCGGCCAGCTCGGTGTTGCGGTCGCGCCGTCCGCCTGCGATGTCGTCGAGGACGTCCTCCATCCGTGCCGTGAACTCGTAGGAGATCTGTCGCGGGAAGTGCTCGACCAGCAGCCGGGTCACGGAGAACGCGAGCCAGGCCGGCACCAGCGCGGTGCCCTTCTTGTAGACGTAGCCCCGGTTGAGGATGGTCCCGATGATCGAGGCGTAAGTCGACGGCCGCCCGATCTCGCGCTCCTCGAGCTCCTTGATCAGCGTCGCCTCGGTGTAGCGCGCCGGCGGCTTCGTCTCGTGCCCCTCCGGGGTCACCGACGCGGCGCTGACCGCCTCGCCCTCGGCGAGCGCCGGGAGCCGGGTCTCGACGTCGTCGCGTCGCTTCGAGGTGTCGTCGGTGTCCTCGACGTAGGCCCGGAGGAAGCCGTGGAAGGTGATCGTGCGACCGCTCGAGGAGAAGACCACGTCGCGACCGTCGGCCGCGGCGCCGCCGAGCCGGATCGTCACGGACTCACCGCGGGCGTCCTTCATCTGCGAGGCGACGGTGCGCATCCAGATCAGCTCGTAGAGGCGGAACTGGTCCCCGCTCAGGCCGGTCTGCGCGGGGGTGCGGAAGCTCTCGCCCGCCGGGCGGATCGCCTCGTGCGCTTCCTGGGCGTTCTTGACCTTGCTGGCGTAGACCCGCGGCTGGTCGGGGACGTAGTCGGCGCCGTAGAGCTCGCGGACCTGGGTGCGGGCCGCCTGCACCGCCCCGCCCGACAGCGTCGTCGAGTCGGTGCGCATGTAGGTGATGAAGCCGTTCTCGTAGAGCCGCTGCGCCACCGACATGGTGACCGAGGAGCTCATGCCGAGCTTGCGGGACGCCTCCTGCTGGAGGGTGGTGGTGCGGAACGGCGCGTAGGGCTTGCGGGTGTAGGGCTTGGACTCCACCGACCTCACGGCGTACGTCGTGTCCGCCAGCGCGCCGGCCAGCGACTCGGCGTCGGCGCGGGTCAGGTGGACCCGATCGCGCTTGGACAGCTCGCCGTCGTTGCCGAAGTCGGAGCCGCGGGCGACCCGGACGTCGTCGACGCTGTAGAGCTTGGCGGGGAAGATCCGCGGGTCGTGGCCGGACCCGGCGTCGAAGGTGCCGTCGAGGTCCCAGTAGGACGCGACGCGGAACTTCATCCGCTCCTGCTCGCGGTCGACGACCAGACGGGTGGCGACCGACTGCACGCGGCCGGCGGAGAGGCCGCTCATGACCTTCTTCCACAGCACGGGCGAGACCTCGTAGCCGTAGAGCCGGTCCAGGATGCGGCGGGTCTCCTGGGCCTCGACGAGGTCCATCGCCAGCTCCCGCGGGTTGTCGGCCGCCTCGAGGATCGCCTGCTTGGTGATCTCGTGGAAGACCATCCGCTTGACCGGGACGTCCTTCCCGGGCTTCAGCTCGTCGAGAAGGTGCCACGCGATGGCCTCGCCCTCGCGGTCCTCGTCGGTGGCGAGGTAGAGCTCGTCGGCGTCCTTGAGGAGCTTCTTGAGCTTCGCGATGTGGGCCTTCTTGTCGCGCGGCACGACGTAGTAGGGCTCGAAGCCGTGGTCGACGTCCACCGCGAGCCGCCCCCACGGCTGGTCCTTGATCTTGGTCGGGGTGTCGGCCGCGCTGTTCGGGAGGTCGCGGATGTGGCCGATGGAGGACTCGACGACGTAGTCCCGGCCGAGGTACCCGCCGATGGTGCGGGCCTTCGCCGGGGACTCGACGATGACGAGCTTGTGTGCCACGTGGGTGCTTCTCCTGCGTCCTGGCTTCGATGGGTGGGACACCTCACGGTGCCTCACGGCCGATCACGGTAGCGCGTGGTGTCCAGTCGGCCGGCTCCCCCGCCGGTTTCCGTCCACAGATCCGGCCACGTCGCGGTGCTCCGGCCTACACGTCCCGGGCGGCGTCGCCCGCCCCCGCCGTCGTGAGGAACCCCTCCGCGACGAGCTCCCCGGCCACGGGGAGGTACGCCGTCGCGAGCTCGTCGGCATCGCGGTCGAGCAGGCTGCCGAGCGCGCCGAGGATCTGGCCGACGGTGAGGTCGCCGTCGCACGCCCCGACCAGGGCCGCCTCGACCGTGTCGGCCCGCCGGGCGCGGCGCAGGCCGCGCTGCTGGCGCAGCACGATCGTCTCGGGGTCCTCAGCACCCGGGATGCCGGTCGTCTCCTGCAGCACGTCCTCGCGCCGGACGAGCCGGTCCGCGAGGGCGACCCGGTGGCTGCTCCGGGCGCCCCAGCCCGCGATCTCGGGTGCGATCGGCTGCTCGACGGCGTACGGCCAGTCGAGGAAGGTCCGCGGGCCGGGCGTGCTGCGGACGTTGATCCACCCGAAGCCGATGCCTTCGACGGCCTGGTCCTCGAGCCAGCCGAGCCACGCGTCGTAGCGCTCGACGTAGTCCGGGGCGCCGTGACGGCCGGCGTCCTTGAGCCACAGCTCGACGTACTCGCCGGGGTCGAGCACCTCCCGCTGCACCACCAGCGCCGAGCAGTCGTCGTCGATCCAGCCCGCGAGCCGCTCGTCCCACGGCTGGCCCTCGAGCACCGCCCAGTTGGCCAGCACCTGGCACCAGCCCCCGTCGGTGAGGTGCGCAGGTGCGGACCGCACGATCTGCTCGACGACCTGGTCACCGGGCAGGCCGCTGTCGCGGTAGACCAGCTGCTCCCCGCCCGGTGGCGAGATCACGAACGGTGGGTTGGTCGTGACCAGGTCGAAGCGCTCCCCGGCCACGGGCTCGAAGAGGGAGCCCTCGCGCAGGTCGACCCGACCGACCTCGTTGAGCTCGCAGCCGAGCCGGGCCAGCCACAGCGCACGCCGGTTGACGTCGGTGGCCACGACCCGGTCGCTGTGGCCGGCCAGGTGGAGCGCCTGGACCCCGCAGCCGGTGCCGAGGTCGAGGGCGCTCCCGACCGGCTCGCGGATCGTCAGCAGGGCCAGCGAGGTGGACGCGGGACTGATGCCGAGGACGTGGTCGGACGCGACCCGGTTGGGACCGCCGTCGAGGCCGGGGGTGAGGTCGCTGAGCACCCACAGGTCGCGGTCGTCGGCGGCGTACGGCCGGCAGTCAACGAGCGCCCGCACCTCGCCGCCGCTGCTCTCGAGGACCGACTCCGACGCCAGCTCCGCGACCAGCCCGGGGAGGGCCCGGTCGGCCGCGCCGGCGTCCACCGGAGCCTGCAGCACGAACAACCTGGTCAGGGTGGCGAGCGCCGAGCCGTCCGTCGTACGCCGGAGCGCGGGCGTCGTCTCGTTGCGCGCGAGGGCCTGGTGGGCCCGGCTCCCGAGCAGGTCGAGCACCCCGTCGTGGGTGAAGTCGGCAGCGGCGAGGGCCTGGCGCAGGCGGGTGGCGTCCACCTGAGGATCCTCGCACCGGCCCCCGGACGCACCTCGACCCCGTCCGGCGTACCGGACGGGGTCGAGGTGGTGTGGCTGCGGGTGACCTACGGTTGGTGAGGACCGGGGGTCGGCTCGAACTGCTGCGTCGGGGCCGGCTCCGGGTCGGCGGCCGGCGCGGGCGGTGCCGGCGGTGCCGGGGTGCCCGGGTCGTCCTCGCCGATCACGGTCGACCGACGCTTGGACACCACGACCGCGGCCACGATGCCGCCCGTGGCGACGAGCGCGATGACCACGGACAGCGGCCGGTTGGCGTCCGTGCCGAGGGTCAGGCTGACCACCGCGCCGACGATGAGCAGGGAGACCAGGTTCATCACCTTGATCAGCGGGTTGATCGCCGGACCGGCGGTGTCCTTGAACGGGTCACCGACGGTGTCTCCGATGATCGTCGCCTCGTGGGCGGGCGATCCCTTGCCGCCGTGGTGGCCGTCCTCGACGAGCTTCTTGGCGTTGTCCCAGGCGCCGCCCGCGTTGGCGAGGAAGACCGCCATCAGGGTGCCGGAGCCGATCGCTCCCGCGAGGAAGCCCGCGAGCGCACCGATGCCGAGGCCGAAGCCGACCGCGATCGGCGACAGGATGGCCAGGATGCCGGGTGTCGCCAGCTCGCGCAGCGAGTCCTTGGTGACGATGTCGACGACCTTGCCGTACTCGGGGCGACCGGTGCCCTCCATGATCCCCGGGATCTCCCGGAACTGGCGGCGCACCTCCATCACCACGGCACCGGCGGCGCGCCCGACGGCGTTGATGGCGAGGCCCGAGAAGAGGAACACCACCGAGACGCCGATCAGCAGGCCGACGAGCACGTCGGGGCTGAACACGAAGAAGCTGAACGTGTCGTCGTCGGTGAGGTTCGCCTCGAGCAGGCTGTCGATCGCGGTCCCGATGTAGGAGCCGAACAGCGCGCTCGCCGCGAGCACGGCCGTGGCGATCGCGATGCCCTTGGTGATCGCCTTGGTGGTGTTGCCGACGGCGTCGAGCTCGGTGAGGATCTGTGCGCCCTCGGGGCTGACGTCGCCGGACATCTCCGCGATGCCCTGCGCGTTGTCGGAGACGGGACCAAAGGTGTCCATCGCGACGATCACGCCCACGGTGGTGAGCAGACCGCAGCCGGCCAGCGCCACGGCGAACAGGGCGATCGAGAGCGAGCCCGCACCGAGCAGGAACGCCCCGAAGACCGCCGCGCTGATCACGAGCGTGGTGTAGACCGCCGACTCGAACCCGACCGCGAGCCCGGAGAGGATCACGGTCGCCGGGCCGGTGATGGAGGTGCGGCCGACGTCCTTGACCGGCTTGAACTCCGTGCCGGTGAAGTAGCCGGTCAGGGCGAGGATCCCGGCCGCGAGCACCACCCCGATCACGACCGCGAGGGCGGCGATCAGGGCGGGGTTGCCCGAGGCGGCGCTGTAGCCGAAGGCCGAGTCGAGCGGGCTCCCGCCTGCGGGCACGCCCTCGAGGTCGGCGAAGTCGGTCGGCAGGTAGATGAACGCGACGATCGCCGAGGCCACGGCACCGACCGCGGCGGAGATGTAGAAGGCACGGTTGATCGTCTTGAGGCCGCTCTCCCCCTGGCGAGGCTTGGTGAGGTAGACGCCACCCACGGCCGAGAGGGCACCGATCGCGGGGATCAGCAGCGGGAAGACGAGACCCGCGTCGCCGAACGCCTGCGAGCCGAGGATCAGCGCGGCCACCAGCGTGACGGCGTACGACTCGAAGAGGTCGGCCGCCATGCCGGCGCAGTCGCCCACGTTGTCGCCGACGTTGTCGGCGATGGTCGCGGCGTTGCGCGGGTCGTCCTCGGGGATGTTGTTCTCGACCTTGCCGACCAGGTCGGCACCGACGTCGGCGGCCTTGGTGAAGATGCCGCCGCCGACGCGCATGAACATGGCGAGCAGCGCGGCGCCGAAGCCGAAGCCCTCGAGGACCTCGGGCGAGTCGTCCTGGAAGAGCAGCACCACGACGCTGGCGCCCAGCAGGCCCAGGCCCACCGTGGCCATGCCGACGAAGGCGCCGGTGCGGAAGCCGATGTTCATCGCGGGGTCGCGGCCCTGCTCGTTGGCGGCCGCGGCGACGCGGAGGTTGGCCCGGACGGCGAGCGACATGCCGAGGTACCCGATGGCGGCCGAGAAGCCCGCACCCACCAGGAAGAACACCGACCGGAAGATCCGGATCACCACGTCGTCGGCCGGCAGGGCGAGCAGCAGCACGAACGCGATCGCGGCGAAGATGCCGAGCGTCCGGAACTGCCGCTGCAGGTAGGCGTTGGCCCCCTCCTGCACGGCCAGCGCGATGTTCTTCATGTTGTCGGTGCCTTCACCGGCAGCAAGCACTTCCTGGCGGAACTTCCAGGCCATCCCGAGCGCGCCGAGCGAGATCAGGAGGACGAGGAGGACCAGGACGAGGTTGCCACCGGAGACGCTCACGACAGCGGGATGGATCCCGGCCATGTGGTTCCTCCTGGGAGTGACTCAAGTCTCATGAACGTCGCGGAGTCTACGCAGACGTCAGGGTCCGGCAGCACCCCGGTGTGAGTGGCGCCACACTTTTCCCTCGGCGCCCCAGGGGAAACGGCTCAGCTCGCGGCGAGCGCGTCGTCGGCCGTCTCGTGGATCACGAACACCTTCGCGAG
This genomic interval from Nocardioides euryhalodurans contains the following:
- the topA gene encoding type I DNA topoisomerase, encoding MAHKLVIVESPAKARTIGGYLGRDYVVESSIGHIRDLPNSAADTPTKIKDQPWGRLAVDVDHGFEPYYVVPRDKKAHIAKLKKLLKDADELYLATDEDREGEAIAWHLLDELKPGKDVPVKRMVFHEITKQAILEAADNPRELAMDLVEAQETRRILDRLYGYEVSPVLWKKVMSGLSAGRVQSVATRLVVDREQERMKFRVASYWDLDGTFDAGSGHDPRIFPAKLYSVDDVRVARGSDFGNDGELSKRDRVHLTRADAESLAGALADTTYAVRSVESKPYTRKPYAPFRTTTLQQEASRKLGMSSSVTMSVAQRLYENGFITYMRTDSTTLSGGAVQAARTQVRELYGADYVPDQPRVYASKVKNAQEAHEAIRPAGESFRTPAQTGLSGDQFRLYELIWMRTVASQMKDARGESVTIRLGGAAADGRDVVFSSSGRTITFHGFLRAYVEDTDDTSKRRDDVETRLPALAEGEAVSAASVTPEGHETKPPARYTEATLIKELEEREIGRPSTYASIIGTILNRGYVYKKGTALVPAWLAFSVTRLLVEHFPRQISYEFTARMEDVLDDIAGGRRDRNTELAEFYFGSGDVEGLKTLVNELGDIDARELATFRVGDREEGINLRVGRYGPYLEGDEDGPFAGKRANVPDDLPPDELSVAKARELFANPAGEEIELGQHPETGLRVVAKNGRYGPYVTEQLPEDAPKKDRPRTGSLFKSMSLDTITLEDAVKLLSLPRVVGEDADGVEITAQNGRYGPYLKKGTDSRSIDSEEKLLSITLDEALAIYAQPKQRGRAAAQAPLKELGNDPVSGQPVVVKSGRFGEYVTDGEYNATLRKDDSVEDLTLERAAELLADRRARGPAKKAAKKGAKKAPAKKTAKKSTAKKATKKVAKKS
- a CDS encoding DUF7059 domain-containing protein; this translates as MDATRLRQALAAADFTHDGVLDLLGSRAHQALARNETTPALRRTTDGSALATLTRLFVLQAPVDAGAADRALPGLVAELASESVLESSGGEVRALVDCRPYAADDRDLWVLSDLTPGLDGGPNRVASDHVLGISPASTSLALLTIREPVGSALDLGTGCGVQALHLAGHSDRVVATDVNRRALWLARLGCELNEVGRVDLREGSLFEPVAGERFDLVTTNPPFVISPPGGEQLVYRDSGLPGDQVVEQIVRSAPAHLTDGGWCQVLANWAVLEGQPWDERLAGWIDDDCSALVVQREVLDPGEYVELWLKDAGRHGAPDYVERYDAWLGWLEDQAVEGIGFGWINVRSTPGPRTFLDWPYAVEQPIAPEIAGWGARSSHRVALADRLVRREDVLQETTGIPGAEDPETIVLRQQRGLRRARRADTVEAALVGACDGDLTVGQILGALGSLLDRDADELATAYLPVAGELVAEGFLTTAGAGDAARDV
- a CDS encoding sodium-translocating pyrophosphatase gives rise to the protein MAGIHPAVVSVSGGNLVLVLLVLLISLGALGMAWKFRQEVLAAGEGTDNMKNIALAVQEGANAYLQRQFRTLGIFAAIAFVLLLALPADDVVIRIFRSVFFLVGAGFSAAIGYLGMSLAVRANLRVAAAANEQGRDPAMNIGFRTGAFVGMATVGLGLLGASVVVLLFQDDSPEVLEGFGFGAALLAMFMRVGGGIFTKAADVGADLVGKVENNIPEDDPRNAATIADNVGDNVGDCAGMAADLFESYAVTLVAALILGSQAFGDAGLVFPLLIPAIGALSAVGGVYLTKPRQGESGLKTINRAFYISAAVGAVASAIVAFIYLPTDFADLEGVPAGGSPLDSAFGYSAASGNPALIAALAVVIGVVLAAGILALTGYFTGTEFKPVKDVGRTSITGPATVILSGLAVGFESAVYTTLVISAAVFGAFLLGAGSLSIALFAVALAGCGLLTTVGVIVAMDTFGPVSDNAQGIAEMSGDVSPEGAQILTELDAVGNTTKAITKGIAIATAVLAASALFGSYIGTAIDSLLEANLTDDDTFSFFVFSPDVLVGLLIGVSVVFLFSGLAINAVGRAAGAVVMEVRRQFREIPGIMEGTGRPEYGKVVDIVTKDSLRELATPGILAILSPIAVGFGLGIGALAGFLAGAIGSGTLMAVFLANAGGAWDNAKKLVEDGHHGGKGSPAHEATIIGDTVGDPFKDTAGPAINPLIKVMNLVSLLIVGAVVSLTLGTDANRPLSVVIALVATGGIVAAVVVSKRRSTVIGEDDPGTPAPPAPPAPAADPEPAPTQQFEPTPGPHQP